From a region of the Drosophila virilis strain 15010-1051.87 chromosome 3, Dvir_AGI_RSII-ME, whole genome shotgun sequence genome:
- the Muc68D gene encoding dentin sialophosphoprotein, which yields MQLVNFLWIGLLTIPQAFALDACAGQHFGYKAVDPADPHAYYLCLGLVGKIRNTCAEGFRFNVQAQNCAQVQLSNSGSGPNNEFNINQNITLDRPIIFNIFGYLFNRPPNFPTTTPPSIGTTTKTLPGENESTTITQLFPKSTTHGINTTPDGLDTSTRSSTPGSLQSTATVTQPSETSTEISSSSSEASSSSAESSTEGSRSSSEDSSSIETTEPSETSTKSSTEISEAASTETSKSSTDSSSSSSEGSTSEITEPSESSTESSRSSSEDSSSAVPEPSESSTESYSSSSEAPSSSEVTEPSDSSTESASSSSEAPSSSAVTDQTESSTENSVESSSPSSQASSSSEVTDPSESSTESSSSSSQEPSESSTESSSSSSEGSSSEKTEPSESSTESSSSSSEALSSSEVTDPSESSTESSSSSSQEPSESSTESSSSSSEGSSSEKTEPSESSTESSSSSSEAPSSSEVTDPSESSTESSSSSSQEPSEISTESNSSSSDGSSSEITEPSESSTESSSSSSEDSSSAVPEPSESSTESFSSSSEAQSSSEVTEPSDSSTESSTSGSEAPSSSAVTDQTESSTESSVESTSPSSQASSSSEVTDPSESSTEGSSSSSQEPLESSTESSSSSSEGSSSEKTEPSESSTESSSSSSEAPSSSEVTDPSESSTESSSSSSQEPSEISTESNSSSSDGSSSEITEPSESSTESSSSSSEDSSSAVPEPSESSTESFSSSSEAQSSSEVTEPSDSSTESSTSGSEATSSSAVTDQTESSTENSVESSSPSSQASSSSEVTDPSESSTESSSSSSQEPSESSTESSSSSSEGSSSEKTEPSESSTESSSSSSEALSSSEVTDPSESSTESSSSSSQEPSESSTESSSSSSEGSSSEKTEPSESSTESSSSSSEALSSLAVTDPSESSTESSSSSSQEPSEISTESSSSSSEGSSSEITEPSESSTESSSSSSEDSSSAVTEPLESSTESFSSSSEAPSSSEVTEPSDSSTESSSSSSEASSSSAVTDQTESSTESSVESSSPSSQASSSSEVTDPSESSTEGSSSSSQEPSESSTESSSSSSEVSSSEITEPSESSTESSSSSSEATSSSEVTEPSESSTESSVESSSSSSQASSSSEVTDPSESSTESSSSSSQEPLESSTESSSSSSEGSSSEKTEPSESSTESSSSSSEALSSLAVTDPSESSTESSSSSSQEPSEISTESSSSSSEGSSSEITEPSESSTESSSSSSEASSSAVMDQTESLTKSSTESSSSSSEALSSSAVTQPSDSTESSSSSSEEPSEFSTEISSSSSDGSSSSDITEPSESSTESSSSSSDPSSSAVTDPLESSTESSSSSSEASSSSAITDQAESSTDSSTSSSSSAGPEAAVSPIGVFAALQLLPIGLNAGKPSEGLKKTLWTPTAHGATFSTDGTKESSYCALLPNGAYIRDPKSCSKFYVCANGGSISRKCPGNLYFDIEKNICNFPSLVDCSKQQQLFSNAVGISSENLLTSDGRKPSLDAPSTPEASENISSDNNSILLDKPLSVSAVTKITLGNPTEERTKLSSAEDNSSSSENYLASPKVTVSTGIGLQGSKQFAPAIEDLKQLEHMSLKQGIREMNPELVATEVEERSVCSSLPNGAYLRDSKSCSKFYICANGQAISRSCPKNLYFDVKKKVCNFPQLVECLSSDDQSNNYRNPLPKPNKNLDGVRIVKTTSTGSTLRSPPKPKPSSESTIVVPKVSKKSEEEGSPIASSSQNSFVSSSKVIKSQSASADQGNRSTKKTQIPAAQKQQQGRPFVAGHIKSQDAEIPSLKNVVSSSKAIKSPSASADQSNTSSKKTQIPAAQKQQQGKPIEVGHIKSQDAEISSLKNVVSSSKVIKSQSASADQGNRSTKKTQIPAAQKQQQGKPIEVGHIKSQDAEISSIKNVVSSSKVIKSQSASADQGNRSTKKTQIPAAQKQQQGKPIVAGHIKAQGAEIISSTKTEIYKKPARVLNTGKRIKPREPMLVPSGVESSDCSFLPNGAFIRDSKLCGKFYVCANGRAVPKNCPGILYFDIKKRVCNFPSLVDCRNNNDAHTAAPVKPSTTSVLPPSTPIPDCSSLQNGVYLRHPNSCSKFYVCANGRAIARECPKGLYIDTEIKYCDFPSRVACSLDAPQIPNRAQGLANIAATTLGEPDCRDKVDGTTLRDAKQCNKYYICVKGTPATHFCAPGKWFDLNRRVCDPKRLVECSN from the exons atgcaattgg TGAACTTCCTGTGGATTGGTCTGTTGACGATCCCGCAGGCATTCGCCCTGGATGCATGTGCAGGACAACATTTTGGATATAAAGCTGTCGATCCAGCTGATCCCCATGCATACTACTTGTGTCTGGGCTTGGTGGGCAAAATAAGAAATACTTGTGCGGAGGGATTTCGTTTTAATGTGCAAGCACAAAATTGTGCACAAGTGCAGCTGTCAAATTCTGGCAGCGGGCCCAATAATGAGTTCAATATAAATCAGAACATAACACTTGATAGGCCAATCATTTTCAATATCTTCGGCTACCTGTTTAATCGACCCCCGAATTTTCCCACAACAACGCCACCATCAATCGGAACTACCACTAAAACTCTCCCCGGAGAGAATGAATCCACAACAATAACTCAGTTATTTCCAAAAAGCACAACACACGGTATAAATACCACTCCTGATGGACTCGACACTTCTACTCGAAGCTCAACACCCGGATCTCTGCAGTCTACTGCGACAGTAACTCAACCATCAGAAACTTCTACCGAGATCTCTAGTTCCAGCAGCGAAGCCTCATCTTCCTCAGCAGAGAGTTCTACTGAGGGCTCTCGATCAAGTTCTGAAGACTCATCTTCTATTGAAACAACGGAACCATCAGAAACTTCCACCAAGAGCTCTACTGAAATTTCTGAAGCCGCATCTACAGAAACATCAAAAAGCTCTACTGACAGCTCTAGTTCAAGCTCGGAGGGCTCAACTTCTGAAATAACGGAACCATCAGAAAGTTCTACCGAGAGCTCCAGATCCAGTTCCGAAGACTCATCTTCAGCAGTACCGGAACCATCAGAAAGTTCTACTGAGAGCTACAGTTCCAGTTCCGAAGCCCCATCTTCTTCGGAAGTAACGGAACCATCAGACAGTTCAACTGAGAGCGCCAGCTCCAGTTCGGAAGCCCCATCTTCTTCTGCAGTAACGGATCAAACAGAGAgttcaactgagaactctgtTGAGAGTTCCAGCCCCAGTTCGCAAGCCTCATCCTCTTCAGAAGTAACGGATCCTTCAGAAAGTTCAACCGAGAGCTCTAGTTCCAGTTCCCAGGAACCATCAGAAAGTTCCACTGAGAGCTCTAGCTCAAGTTCGGAGGGCTCATCTTCTGAAAAAACGGAACCATCAGAAAGTTCAACTGAgagctccagttccagttccgaAGCCTTATCTTCTTCAGAAGTAACGGATCCATCAGAAAGTTCAACCGAAAGCTCTAGTTCCAGTTCCCAGGAACCATCAGAAAGTTCCACTGAGAGCTCTAGCTCAAGTTCGGAGGGCTCATCTTCTGAAAAAACGGAACCATCAGAAAGTTCAACTGAgagctccagttccagttccgaAGCCCCATCTTCTTCAGAAGTAACGGATCCATCAGAAAGTTCAACTGAgagctccagttccagttcccaGGAACCATCAGAAATTTCCACTGAGAGCAATAGTTCAAGTTCGGACGGCTCATCTTCTGAAATAACGGAACCATCAGAAAGTTCTACTGAgagctccagttccagttccgaAGACTCATCTTCAGCAGTACCGGAACCATCAGAAAGTTCTACTGAGAGCTTCAGTTCCAGTTCCGAAGCCCAATCTTCTTCGGAAGTAACGGAACCATCAGACAGTTCAACTGAGAGCTCCACCTCCGGTTCGGAAGCCCCATCTTCTTCTGCAGTAACGGATCAAACAGAGAGTTCAACTGAGAGCTCTGTTGAGAGTACCAGCCCCAGTTCGCAAGCCTCATCCTCTTCAGAAGTAACGGATCCATCAGAAAGTTCAACGGAGGGCTCTAGTTCCAGTTCCCAGGAACCATTAGAAAGTTCCACTGAGAGCTCTAGCTCAAGTTCGGAGGGCTCATCTTCTGAAAAAACGGAACCATCAGAAAGTTCAACAGagagctccagctccagttccgaAGCCCCATCTTCTTCAGAAGTAACGGATCCATCAGAAAGTTCAACTGAgagctccagttccagttcccaGGAACCATCAGAAATTTCCACTGAGAGCAATAGTTCAAGTTCGGACGGCTCATCTTCTGAAATAACGGAACCATCAGAAAGTTCTACTGAgagctccagttccagttccgaAGACTCATCTTCAGCAGTACCGGAACCATCAGAAAGTTCTACTGAGAGCTTCAGTTCCAGTTCCGAAGCCCAATCTTCTTCGGAAGTAACGGAACCATCAGACAGTTCAACTGAGAGCTCCACCTCCGGTTCGGAAGCCACATCTTCTTCTGCAGTAACGGATCAAACAGAGAgttcaactgagaactctgtTGAGAGTTCCAGCCCCAGTTCGCAAGCCTCATCCTCTTCAGAAGTAACGGATCCTTCAGAAAGTTCAACCGAGAGCTCTAGTTCCAGTTCCCAGGAACCATCAGAAAGTTCCACTGAGAGCTCTAGCTCAAGTTCGGAGGGCTCATCTTCTGAAAAAACGGAACCATCAGAAAGTTCAACTGAgagctccagttccagttccgaAGCCTTATCTTCTTCAGAAGTAACGGATCCATCAGAAAGTTCAACCGAGAGCTCTAGTTCCAGTTCCCAGGAACCATCAGAAAGTTCCACTGAGAGCTCTAGCTCAAGTTCGGAGGGCTCATCTTCTGAAAAAACGGAACCATCAGAAAGTTCAACTGAgagctccagttccagttccgaAGCCTTATCTTCTTTAGCAGTAACGGATCCTTCAGAAAGTTCAACTGAGAGCTCTAGTTCCAGTTCCCAGGAACCATCAGAAATTTCCACTGAGAGCTCTAGTTCAAGTTCCGAGGGCTCATCTTCTGAAATAACGGAACCATCAGAAAGTTCTACTGAgagctccagttccagttccgaAGACTCATCTTCAGCAGTAACGGAACCATTAGAAAGTTCTACTGAGAGCTTCAGTTCCAGTTCCGAAGCCCCATCTTCTTCGGAAGTAACGGAACCATCAGACAGTTCAACTGagagctccagctccagttcggAAGCCTCATCTTCTTCTGCAGTAACGGATCAAACAGAGAGTTCAACTGAGAGCTCTGTTGAGAGTTCCAGCCCCAGTTCGCAAGCCTCATCCTCTTCAGAAGTAACGGATCCATCAGAAAGTTCAACGGAGGGCTCTAGTTCCAGTTCCCAGGAACCATCAGAAAGTTCCACTGAGAGCTCTAGTTCAAGTTCGGAGGTCTCATCTTCTGAAATAACGGAACCATCAGAGAGTTCTACTGAgagctccagttccagttccgaAGCCACATCTTCTTCGGAAGTAACGGAACCATCGGAAAGTTCTACTGAGAGCTCTGTTGAgagctccagttccagttcgCAAGCCTCATCTTCTTCAGAAGTCACGGATCCATCAGAAAGTTCAACTGAGAGCTCTAGTTCCAGTTCCCAGGAACCATTAGAAAGTTCCACTGAGAGCTCTAGCTCAAGTTCGGAGGGCTCATCTTCTGAAAAAACGGAACCATCAGAAAGTTCAACTGAgagctccagttccagttccgaAGCCTTATCTTCTTTAGCAGTAACGGATCCTTCAGAAAGTTCAACTGAGAGCTCTAGTTCCAGTTCCCAGGAACCATCAGAAATTTCCACTGAGAGCTCTAGTTCAAGTTCCGAGGGCTCATCTTCTGAAATAACGGAACCATCAGAAAGTTCTACTGAgagctccagttccagttccgaAGCGTCATCTTCTGCAGTAATGGATCAAACAGAAAGTTTAACTAAGAGCTCTACTGagagttccagttccagttcggAAGCCTTATCTTCTTCAGCAGTAACGCAACCATCAGATTCTACTGAAAGCTCTAGTTCAAGCTCCGAGGAACCATCAGAATTTTCCACTGAGATCTCTAGTTCAAGCTCGGACGGCTCATCTTCATCTGATATAACGGAACCATCTGAAAGTTCTACTGagagctccagctccagttccgaTCCCTCATCTTCAGCAGTAACGGATCCATTAGAAAGTTCTACTGAgagctccagttccagctccGAAGCCTCATCTTCTTCTGCGATAACGGATCAAGCAGAAAGCTCTACAGACAGCTCCACTTCTTCGTCTTCATCCGCTGGACCAGAAGCAGCTGTTTCCCCTATTGGGGTTTTTGCAGCACTTCAACTTCTTCCAATCGGCTTGAATGCTGGAAAACCCAGTGAGGGATTAAAAAAGACATTGTGGACACCAACAGCGCATGGAGCTACATTCTCCACTGATGGAACCAAAGAAAGTTCATATTGCGCCCTTCTGCCAAATGGTGCGTACATAAGAGACCCAAAGTCCTGTAGTAAATTTTATGTTTGTGCAAATGGAGGCTCCATTTCTCGAAAGTGTCCTGGAAATCTCTATTTCGATATAGAAAAGAATATTTGCAATTTCCCCAGTCTTGTAGACTGTtccaagcaacagcaactattCTCTAATGCCGTTGGCATTAGCTCGGAAAACTTGTTAACTTCTGATGGGAGGAAACCGTCCTTGGATGCACCATCGACACCTGAAGCCTCAGAGAATATTTCATCCGACAATAATAGCATATTATTGGATAAGCCATTGTCAGTCTCTGCAGTTACGAAAATTACGTTGGGTAATCCAACCGAAGAGCGCACAAAACTGAGTTCTGCGGAAGATAACAGCTCCAGCTCAGAGAATTACCTTGCTAGCCCAAAAGTAACAGTCAGTACAGGGATTGGATTGCAAGGCTCAAAACAATTTGCACCAGCAATCGAGGACCTTAAACAGCTCGAACATATGAGCCTTAAGCAAGGCATACGCGAAATGAATCCTGAGCTGGTTGCGACGGAAGTTGAGGAAAGGTCAGTCTGCAGCTCTCTACCAAATGGCGCCTATCTAAGGGACTCCAAGTCATGTAGCAAATTCTATATCTGTGCCAATGGTCAAGCGATTTCACGTAGCTGCCCAAAAAATCTTTATTTTGACGTGAAGAAAAAGGTTTGCAATTTTCCACAGCTTGTGGAATGTCTAAGCAGCGATGACCAGAGTAACAATTATAGAAATCCATTACCAAAACCCAATAAAAATCTGGATGGCGTTCGTATCGTTAAAACGACGAGTACGGGAAGTACATTGCGTTCGCCTCCTAAGCCAAAACCATCTTCAGAAAGCACAATTGTAGTTCCAAAGGTATCCAAAAAATCGGAGGAGGAAGGCTCCCCAATAGCCAGCAGCTCCCAAAACAGTTTTGTGTCCAGCTCAAAGGTCATAAAGTCTCAAAGTGCCTCCGCCGACCAGGGTAACAGGAGCACCAAGAAAACTCAGATTCCCGCagcacaaaagcaacagcagggCAGACCATTTGTAGCTGGGCATATTAAGTCTCAAGACGCGGAAATACCTTCCCTAAAAAATGTTGTGTCCAGCTCAAAGGCCATAAAGTCTCCAAGTGCATCCGCCGATCAGAGTAACACCAGCTCCAAGAAAACTCAGATTCCCGCagcacaaaagcaacagcagggCAAACCAATTGAAGTTGGGCATATTAAGTCTCAAGACGCGGAAATAAGTTCCCTAAAAAATGTTGTGTCCAGCTCAAAGGTCATAAAGTCTCAAAGTGCCTCCGCCGACCAGGGTAACAGGAGCACCAAGAAAACTCAGATTCCCGCagcacaaaagcaacagcagggCAAACCAATTGAAGTTGGGCATATTAAGTCTCAAGACGCGGAAATAAgttctataaaaaatgttgtgtCCAGCTCAAAGGTCATAAAGTCTCAAAGTGCCTCCGCCGACCAGGGTAACAGGAGCACCAAGAAAACTCAGATTCCCGCagcacaaaagcaacagcagggCAAACCAATTGTAGCTGGACATATTAAGGCTCAAGGAGCGGAAATAATAAGCTCGACGAAAACTGAGATCTATAAGAAACCAGCTAGAGTACTCAACACAGGGAAGAGGATTAAGCCAAGAGAACCCATGCTCGTGCCTTCAGGCGTGGAGAGTTCAGACTGCAGTTTCCTGCCAAATGGGGCTTTCATAAGAGATTCAAAGCTGTGCGGCAAGTTTTACGTGTGCGCAAATGGTCGTGCCGTACCCAAAAACTGTCCAGGAATTCTTTATTTCGATATCAAGAAGAGGGTCTGTAATTTCCCCAGCCTAGTGGACTGCAGAAACAACAATGATGCACACACCGCAGCTCCAGTCAAACCTTCGACTACTTCTGTCCTGCCGCCAAGCACACCAATCCCGGATTGTAGCTCCCTGCAAAATGGCGTCTATCTAAGGCATCCAAATTCGTGTAGCAagttttatgtgtgtgcgaatgGCCGTGCCATAGCTAGAGAATGCCCCAAAGGGCTTTATATAGACACAGAGATAAAATATTGCGATTTCCCCAGTCGAGTGGCCTGTTCCCTAGATGCTCCACAGATACCAAACCGTGCTCAGGGTCTAGCAAATATTGCAGCAACAACTCTTGGTGAGCCCGACTGTAGGGATAAGGTCGATGGAACCACTCTGCGCGATGCGAAACAATGCAATAAGTATTATATCTGCGTAAAGGGAACTCCAGCTACCCATTTCTGTGCGCCTGGCAAATGGTTTGACCTCAATCGCCGGGTCTGTGACCCCAAGCGTCTGGTCGAGTGCAGTAATTGA
- the LOC6623792 gene encoding small ribosomal subunit protein RACK1 has protein sequence MPEVIQLAGVLSGHSGWVTQVAPHPYDQDLLVSSSRDKTIIVWRLTRESQNNYGYTLKRNYGHSHFISDVVLSSDGNFALSGSWDRTIRLWDLTASATTHRFEGHAKDVLSVAFSPDNRQIVSGSRDRTIKLWNTLADCKYTITDDCHTDWISCVRFSPKHSNPLIVSCGWDRTVKVWDLTHCKLRNNHHGHTGYLSTVAVSPDGSLCTSGGKDAKVLFWDLSDGRNLYPLDHHDVVNAMSFSPCRYWLCVACGSSIIVWDLASKKAAFDLWLEDVPPTAKGDLPQCLSLAWSIDGQTLFAGYSDNKIRAWQVLSGQ, from the coding sequence atgccAGAGGTAATACAATTAGCTGGTGTCCTTTCCGGCCACAGTGGCTGGGTTACTCAGGTGGCGCCGCATCCGTACGATCAGGATCTGTTGGTATCATCGTCCCGGGACAAGACCATCATCGTGTGGCGTTTGACTCGTGAGAGCCAGAATAACTATGGGTATACGCTGAAACGGAACTATGGGCACTCGCACTTCATCAGCGACGTGGTGCTCTCTTCCGATGGCAATTTCGCGCTGTCCGGTTCCTGGGATCGCACCATACGGCTGTGGGATTTGACAGCCAGCGCCACGACGCATCGCTTTGAAGGACATGCCAAGGATGTGCTTTCGGTGGCCTTTTCCCCAGACAATCGACAGATAGTCTCGGGCTCGCGTGATCGCACCATCAAGCTGTGGAACACGCTGGCGGATTGCAAGTACACCATAACCGATGACTGCCATACCGATTGGATATCTTGCGTGCGCTTCTCACCCAAGCATTCCAATCCGTTGATCGTCTCGTGCGGCTGGGATCGCACCGTGAAGGTCTGGGACTTGACCCACTGCAAGCTGCGTAATAATCATCATGGACACACTGGCTACCTATCCACGGTGGCCGTCTCGCCGGACGGCTCGCTGTGCACATCGGGCGGCAAGGATGCCAAGGTGCTCTTCTGGGATCTGAGCGATGGCCGCAATCTATATCCGCTGGATCATCATGATGTGGTTAATGCCATGTCTTTTTCACCCTGCCGCTACTGGCTTTGTGTTGCCTGCGGCTCATCGATAATTGTATGGGACCTGGCCTCAAAGAAAGCCGCATTTGATCTGTGGCTGGAGGATGTGCCGCCAACGGCCAAAGGTGATCTGCCACAGTGCCTGTCACTGGCCTGGTCCATAGATGGCCAGACACTCTTTGCTGGCTACTCGGACAACAAGATACGCGCCTGGCAGGTGCTATCTGGACAATAA